One genomic segment of bacterium includes these proteins:
- a CDS encoding aminotransferase class V-fold PLP-dependent enzyme: MTAPKVADPLRALRREFPIARGTTFLNHASFGPVPVRGRRLVDALLKKQSIIREDPDVDGETFSLLEKSRRLFARLAGAPASRVAFCPNASYGLNAILGGLLLKPGERVLVPVNEFPAAVYAVRTLAERGGLTVVPILCPDGAPDLSVLEAELKRGAAVLVTSWVQYFNGYRNDLAQLARLCHAHGCFLLVDVTQGAGVTPLRMTADGVDAIACGTQKWLLGQTGGGFFAIASAPIRSVRPPYGGWLGYDWGYTWGDLQRWDRPAFNDGRFWEVGTYPFYSVRLAYAGLSILAECGVGRIHRHIQSLHRRLGERLVGTPWRPLVFPRAANRSAIVSIAGPQTKDLHRRLTAQRIYVSLREGNIRVSPHFYNTAADVDRLATAMIRFAAHRGRKQS, encoded by the coding sequence ATGACAGCGCCCAAAGTCGCCGATCCCCTGCGCGCGCTGCGGCGCGAGTTTCCAATCGCGCGCGGCACCACCTTCCTCAACCATGCGTCGTTCGGCCCGGTGCCGGTCCGTGGCCGCCGGCTGGTCGACGCATTGCTGAAAAAGCAGAGCATCATCCGCGAAGATCCCGATGTGGACGGGGAGACGTTCTCGCTGCTGGAAAAGTCGCGACGGCTTTTTGCGCGGCTGGCCGGCGCGCCGGCCAGTCGCGTCGCGTTTTGCCCCAATGCCTCCTATGGCCTCAATGCCATCCTCGGCGGGCTTTTGCTGAAGCCGGGTGAGCGGGTGCTGGTGCCTGTCAACGAGTTCCCCGCCGCCGTCTACGCTGTGCGCACGCTGGCTGAACGCGGCGGTTTGACGGTCGTGCCGATCCTCTGTCCCGATGGCGCGCCCGATCTCTCGGTGCTGGAAGCCGAATTGAAACGCGGCGCCGCCGTCCTGGTCACGTCCTGGGTGCAGTACTTCAACGGCTACCGCAACGACCTCGCACAGCTTGCCCGTCTCTGCCACGCGCATGGCTGCTTCTTGCTGGTGGATGTGACGCAGGGGGCCGGAGTGACGCCGCTGCGCATGACCGCCGATGGCGTCGATGCCATCGCCTGCGGAACGCAAAAATGGCTCCTGGGACAGACCGGCGGAGGGTTCTTTGCGATAGCCTCCGCGCCGATCCGTTCCGTGCGTCCGCCCTATGGCGGCTGGCTCGGTTACGATTGGGGATACACCTGGGGCGATCTGCAACGCTGGGACCGTCCCGCCTTCAACGATGGACGCTTCTGGGAAGTCGGGACCTATCCATTCTATTCCGTGCGTCTGGCCTACGCCGGGCTGTCGATCCTGGCCGAATGCGGCGTCGGACGGATCCACCGGCACATTCAGTCGCTGCACCGCCGGCTGGGCGAGCGGCTCGTGGGGACGCCCTGGCGGCCGCTGGTCTTTCCCCGCGCCGCGAACCGCTCGGCGATTGTATCAATTGCAGGTCCTCAGACGAAGGACTTGCATCGCCGTCTAACGGCGCAGCGTATTTATGTGTCGCTGCGCGAGGGGAACATTCGTGTGTCGCCGCACTTTTACAACACTGCCGCCGATGTGGACCGACTGGCCACGGCCATGATCCGTTTCGCGGCACACCGCGGGCGCAAGCAGTCGTGA